One genomic segment of Erythrolamprus reginae isolate rEryReg1 chromosome 2, rEryReg1.hap1, whole genome shotgun sequence includes these proteins:
- the LOC139158512 gene encoding jerky protein homolog-like, giving the protein MAPKRCTRTGGGDAKKSRKMLTIKEKIELLDMLKAGRSNVDVGRHYGINESTVRYIRKDEKKIRQTSQIMFNKAAKRMVTPRNKRLMKMEAALSVWVQDCRKKSIALDTNTIRTKAQQLYNRLGNTEGGDADEGNPDEGAGDSEDPQPSTSSTSSAPATFTASKGWFEKFQRRYGLKSVSLHGEAASADTGAAENFVQRREGFIDMTPEEVNGLLDEHGLPLTDKDLEELTRSASEEEEEAEAEQAKEEEDVGLTLERLAELNRAAANVQRMVELWDPNVTRSIQFKASLDNTFAPYRAMLAKKKKMRQQLPITMFVTKTKRSVTPSPAASIVDMVIEEDPDLS; this is encoded by the exons atggctcctaaacgttgcacgcggactggaggcggcgacgctaaaaagagcaggaagatgctgacaattaaggagaaaattgaacttttggacatgctgaaagcgggacgttctaatgtagatgttggtcggcattatgggatcaacgaatcgactgtgcgatacattcggaaagacgaaaagaagataaggcaaacttctcagataatgttcaacaaggctgcaaaaagaatggtgacgcctagaaacaaacgccttatgaagatggaagctgctttgtccgtgtgggtacaagactgccgcaaaaagagcattgctttggatacgaacactatacgaaccaaggcgcagcaactgtacaaccgtcttggaaacacagaaggaggcgatgcagatgagggaaacccag atgaaggtgctggtgactctgaagacccccagccatcaacatcttctacttcttcagccccagccacattcacagcaagcaaagggtggtttgagaaatttcaacggcgctatggcctgaagagtgtgtcattgcatggagaagctgcctcagcagatacaggtgcagccgaaaacttcgtCCAGCGCagagaaggcttcattgacatgacaccagaggaagtcaatggtttgcttgatgagcatggcctaccactgacagacaaagatctggaggagctgaccaggtcagcgagtgaagaagaggaggaagcggaagctgaacaagctaaggaagaagaagatgttggcctaacgcttgagcggcttgcagaactgaacagagctgctgcaaatgtacaacgcatggtggaactttgggatcccaacgtgactcgctctatacaatttaaggcctcccttgacaacacctttgcaccatacagagccatgttagccaagaaaaagaaaatgcgccaacaactgcccataactatgtttgtcacaaaaaccaagaggtcggtcacaccatcacctgcagcgtccattgtagacatggtgatagaagaagatcccgatttatcctag